One Halovivax ruber XH-70 genomic region harbors:
- a CDS encoding creatininase family protein, translating into MPTLATKSSPDSAEAIERAEVAVLPTGSTEQHGPALPLGMDHYAARAFAQEAATDDAVLALPTIPVGVSPHHMQFDGSLTVSPETFAAYVRETIESLATHGLRKVIVVNGHGGNIDALSQVARELRASETAYAPTWNWWDAVEDLADDLFDEAGGHADAAESSLVWHLHEEYVDPDALEAAEADGADAWGERVHGANVGFDTIDFTESGAVGKPTQASPEKGEQLFDEAATALSALADWLAERPIDDCWQRAHK; encoded by the coding sequence ATGCCAACACTCGCGACGAAGTCGAGTCCCGATTCGGCCGAGGCGATCGAACGGGCGGAGGTGGCAGTCCTCCCGACCGGGAGTACGGAACAGCACGGTCCGGCGCTCCCGCTGGGGATGGATCACTACGCAGCCCGGGCGTTCGCTCAGGAAGCGGCGACGGACGACGCCGTTCTCGCACTGCCGACGATTCCGGTCGGCGTCAGCCCACATCACATGCAGTTCGACGGTTCGCTCACCGTCTCCCCGGAGACGTTCGCGGCGTACGTTCGTGAGACGATCGAGAGTCTGGCGACGCACGGGCTCCGGAAGGTGATCGTGGTCAACGGGCACGGCGGCAACATCGACGCGCTCTCGCAGGTCGCCCGCGAGTTGCGAGCGAGCGAAACCGCCTACGCGCCGACGTGGAACTGGTGGGACGCGGTCGAGGACCTCGCCGACGACCTCTTCGACGAAGCCGGCGGGCACGCGGACGCGGCCGAATCGAGTCTCGTCTGGCACCTTCACGAGGAGTACGTGGATCCTGATGCACTCGAAGCGGCCGAGGCAGACGGCGCGGACGCCTGGGGCGAGCGGGTTCACGGCGCCAACGTCGGGTTCGACACCATCGACTTCACCGAGAGCGGCGCCGTGGGGAAGCCGACACAGGCCTCGCCCGAGAAGGGCGAACAGCTGTTCGACGAGGCCGCGACGGCGCTGTCGGCGCTGGCAGACTGGCTGGCCGAACGACCGATCGACGACTGCTGGCAGCGAGCGCACAAATGA
- a CDS encoding NAD(P)/FAD-dependent oxidoreductase, translating to MTADTPPAEAELAVGADAFVDEGAGWTIAVVGAGAIGATCAYDLARRGADVTLYDRGSIASGSSGRAAGICYAAFADGLDAEIGRESIERFRHLSGDETFPFVECPYVWLAREGDDRRAAVIREDVERMQAQDVVAVAMDGDALGERFETLRTDDVAVAGVAGAAGYTDPGRYTACLAAAADGAGATLRPETPVSVSTDPAVVTESASGTTTEYDAVVVTAGAHSKAVLADAGIDIAMKPYRVKALVADAAYPEPMCFDATEDFYVRPHPEGLLAGNGTELVEADPDDWERSAPADFASSLADRVTHRFPSLEPAVERAWSGLCTATPDHDPLVGAVADGLYVATGFQGHGFMRAPEIGDRLAAQVLGEETLDAFDPTRFDGTESFEISAGMTIPE from the coding sequence ATGACGGCCGACACTCCTCCCGCCGAGGCGGAACTCGCCGTGGGTGCGGACGCGTTCGTCGACGAGGGCGCCGGCTGGACGATCGCCGTCGTCGGCGCGGGCGCGATCGGGGCGACCTGCGCCTACGACCTCGCCCGACGCGGCGCCGACGTGACGCTGTACGACCGTGGCTCGATAGCGAGCGGTTCGAGTGGCCGTGCGGCCGGGATCTGCTACGCCGCCTTCGCCGACGGGCTCGATGCGGAGATCGGTCGCGAGTCGATCGAACGATTCCGTCACCTGTCGGGCGACGAGACGTTCCCGTTCGTCGAGTGTCCGTACGTCTGGCTCGCCAGAGAGGGAGACGATCGGCGAGCCGCGGTGATCCGCGAGGACGTCGAACGCATGCAGGCACAGGACGTCGTTGCGGTCGCGATGGACGGCGACGCGCTGGGCGAGCGCTTCGAGACGCTTCGGACGGACGACGTCGCCGTCGCCGGCGTCGCGGGGGCAGCGGGTTACACGGATCCCGGCCGATACACGGCCTGTCTCGCGGCGGCCGCCGACGGGGCCGGGGCGACGCTTCGTCCCGAGACGCCCGTCTCGGTGTCGACGGACCCGGCGGTCGTCACGGAGTCGGCGTCGGGCACGACGACCGAGTACGACGCCGTCGTCGTCACGGCCGGCGCGCACTCGAAGGCGGTCCTCGCCGACGCCGGGATCGATATCGCGATGAAGCCCTATCGGGTGAAAGCGCTCGTCGCGGACGCCGCCTACCCGGAACCGATGTGTTTCGACGCGACCGAGGACTTCTACGTCAGGCCCCATCCCGAGGGGCTCCTGGCCGGGAACGGGACGGAACTCGTCGAAGCGGACCCGGACGACTGGGAACGGTCGGCGCCCGCCGACTTCGCGTCGTCGCTCGCCGACCGCGTCACTCACCGATTTCCGTCGCTCGAACCGGCGGTCGAACGTGCCTGGTCGGGGCTCTGTACGGCCACACCGGACCACGACCCGCTCGTCGGCGCGGTTGCCGACGGTCTGTACGTCGCGACCGGCTTCCAGGGCCACGGATTCATGCGCGCGCCCGAGATCGGGGACAGGCTGGCCGCACAGGTACTCGGGGAGGAGACGCTGGATGCATTCGACCCAACCCGATTCGACGGCACCGAGTCGTTCGAGATCAGTGCCGGTATGACGATCCCAGAATAG
- a CDS encoding Hsp20/alpha crystallin family protein, producing MNLRTLPASVTTQLYRGTGRLASAVQHVRSLDADLLENDRSYLLLVDTPGADAGGLDIRYYDGHVQVTVERERPTEESTGASYRGRAVELSTEITLPDDAVVDPEAGTARLSPVGTVKIELPKATETEPAEAAGEEIPIDD from the coding sequence GTGAACCTGCGGACGCTCCCCGCCTCGGTCACCACCCAGCTATATCGAGGAACTGGTCGCCTCGCCAGCGCCGTCCAGCACGTTCGATCGCTCGACGCCGATCTCCTCGAGAACGATCGAAGTTACCTCCTCCTCGTCGACACACCTGGCGCCGACGCGGGCGGACTCGACATCCGCTACTACGACGGACACGTCCAGGTCACCGTCGAGCGAGAGCGTCCGACCGAGGAGTCGACCGGGGCCAGCTACCGCGGCCGGGCGGTCGAACTCTCGACCGAGATCACCCTTCCCGACGACGCCGTCGTGGATCCGGAGGCCGGAACGGCACGGCTCAGCCCCGTTGGAACGGTGAAGATCGAACTCCCCAAAGCGACGGAGACGGAACCAGCCGAGGCCGCGGGCGAAGAGATTCCGATCGACGACTGA
- a CDS encoding DUF7559 family protein — protein sequence MPSTAEVRCPNDECFLDMFELHYTYDRPDDHDPATVSCPVCGETESLEQIEL from the coding sequence ATGCCATCAACCGCCGAAGTCCGCTGTCCGAACGACGAGTGTTTTCTGGACATGTTCGAACTCCACTACACCTACGATCGACCGGACGATCACGACCCAGCCACGGTCTCCTGTCCAGTCTGTGGCGAAACCGAGTCGCTCGAACAGATCGAACTCTAG
- a CDS encoding radical SAM protein, with protein MTDPETLSVTLVDGYVDEPAHFGVPPYISTYPRYTAGALVDAGVPAEGITYHTIDGLRDEPSRWRDVDEADLLIYLGGITVPGKYVGGTPAEPDEVKELAWTANGTTLMGGPVKFGVGDANEGAIETERQDLDFDFVAKGDVEAAAYDLVENELEGFGDRMRDVSEVTRWARQGAFVVEQHPNHPEYLICELETSRGCAYRCSFCTEPLYGDPTFRPPETVVDEVDALSAYGVSHFRLGRQADMLAYGGDGEAPNPDALEALYGGIREVAPDLETLHLDNINPVTIARWPEAARRSLEIIARYNTPGDTAAFGLESADPVVQEANNLAVSTEECLEAVRIVNEAGGWRPGEDPAEAPTFGDDAANRLPKLLPGINLVHGLQGERPETYEHNLDFLHRVYDEGLLLRRVNIRQVMAFAGTEMSETGADIAIEHKQQFKPYKRQVREEIDNPMLQRLAPPGTVLPDVHLEYHQDGKTFGRQLGTYPLLVAIPGERSLGQTLDVAIVDHGYRSVTGVPHPLDLNEASLDELEVIPGIGRSRAGDIVVNRPYSSVADLDVGDDLDLSPFTVASQ; from the coding sequence ATGACCGACCCCGAGACGCTCTCCGTGACGCTCGTCGATGGCTACGTCGACGAACCGGCTCACTTCGGGGTACCGCCGTATATTTCGACGTATCCGCGATACACGGCCGGTGCGCTCGTCGACGCCGGTGTGCCGGCCGAGGGGATCACGTATCACACGATCGACGGGCTTCGAGACGAGCCGTCTCGCTGGCGTGACGTCGACGAAGCGGATCTGCTGATCTACCTGGGTGGGATCACCGTCCCCGGCAAGTACGTCGGGGGGACGCCAGCCGAACCCGACGAAGTGAAAGAACTCGCCTGGACGGCGAACGGAACGACGCTGATGGGCGGCCCCGTCAAGTTCGGCGTCGGCGACGCCAACGAGGGAGCGATCGAGACCGAACGGCAGGACCTCGACTTCGACTTCGTCGCGAAAGGCGACGTCGAGGCGGCCGCGTACGACCTCGTCGAGAACGAACTGGAGGGATTCGGCGATCGGATGCGCGACGTCTCGGAAGTGACGCGCTGGGCGCGCCAGGGTGCCTTCGTCGTCGAACAGCACCCGAACCATCCCGAGTACCTGATCTGCGAACTCGAGACCTCGCGCGGCTGTGCCTACCGCTGTTCGTTTTGCACGGAACCGCTGTACGGCGACCCGACGTTCCGGCCGCCGGAGACCGTCGTCGACGAAGTCGACGCGCTCTCGGCGTACGGCGTCTCCCACTTCCGCCTCGGACGACAGGCGGATATGCTCGCATACGGCGGCGACGGTGAGGCACCCAACCCCGACGCGCTGGAGGCCCTGTACGGCGGTATCCGTGAGGTCGCTCCCGACTTAGAGACGCTCCACCTCGATAACATCAATCCGGTGACGATCGCCCGCTGGCCCGAGGCCGCCCGCCGCAGCCTCGAGATCATCGCCCGGTACAACACGCCGGGGGATACGGCTGCGTTCGGTCTGGAATCGGCCGATCCGGTCGTTCAGGAGGCGAACAATCTGGCGGTTTCGACCGAGGAGTGTCTCGAGGCGGTTCGCATCGTCAACGAGGCCGGCGGCTGGCGACCCGGCGAGGATCCGGCGGAGGCCCCGACGTTCGGGGACGATGCGGCCAATCGCTTGCCGAAGTTGCTCCCCGGAATCAACCTCGTCCACGGGTTGCAGGGCGAACGCCCGGAGACCTACGAGCACAATCTCGACTTTCTCCACCGTGTCTACGACGAGGGACTGCTCCTGCGACGCGTGAACATCCGCCAGGTGATGGCGTTCGCCGGGACGGAGATGTCGGAGACGGGCGCGGACATCGCGATCGAGCACAAACAGCAGTTCAAACCGTACAAACGCCAGGTCCGCGAGGAGATCGACAACCCGATGCTACAGCGGCTGGCGCCCCCGGGAACCGTGCTCCCCGACGTCCATCTCGAGTACCACCAGGACGGCAAGACGTTCGGCCGCCAGCTCGGCACGTACCCGCTCCTGGTCGCGATCCCGGGCGAGCGATCGCTCGGACAGACGCTGGACGTCGCTATCGTCGACCACGGGTATCGCTCTGTGACCGGCGTCCCACATCCGCTCGATCTCAACGAGGCGTCGCTCGACGAACTCGAAGTGATCCCCGGAATCGGCCGTTCTCGGGCCGGTGACATCGTGGTCAACCGTCCGTACTCGTCGGTCGCCGACTTAGACGTCGGCGACGATCTCGACCTCTCCCCGTTCACTGTCGCCTCGCAGTGA
- a CDS encoding TRAM domain-containing protein, whose product MEISEKLLCLFSTDISEEDDRYVIEVPKHEIETGDVDPDSIYRVALIARESAESTDSVSTTPTSNPGEPRPPVEIGETRYVEIEDIGKQGDGIARVERGYVIIVPGADVGERVKVEVSEVKSNFAVGEIIEETF is encoded by the coding sequence GTGGAAATCTCTGAAAAGTTACTGTGTCTGTTCAGCACGGATATTTCCGAAGAGGACGACCGGTACGTCATCGAGGTACCGAAACACGAGATCGAGACCGGCGACGTCGATCCGGACTCGATCTATCGCGTCGCCCTGATCGCTCGCGAGTCGGCCGAGTCGACCGACTCGGTGAGTACGACACCGACGTCGAATCCCGGCGAACCCCGACCCCCGGTCGAGATCGGCGAGACGCGATACGTCGAAATCGAGGATATCGGCAAACAGGGCGACGGCATCGCTCGTGTCGAGCGCGGCTACGTCATCATCGTCCCCGGTGCCGACGTCGGCGAACGCGTCAAGGTCGAGGTGAGTGAGGTCAAGTCGAACTTCGCTGTCGGCGAGATCATCGAAGAGACGTTCTAA
- a CDS encoding YkgJ family cysteine cluster protein, translating to MSDPDDTSDGEPASTSLEDALERARSLSVAEIADAVQSIGFECTHCGACCRSETDCGGDTAGGDADTSPHTATVFPDEVRTIRESLADADGGDRPVDWRDVARPMPFGLETNDDGTTSGETFEWALQTDACGDCAFYDGGSGEGGCTIHEDRPLICQTYPFSIALDGTTQPLGDAVDEAGLVRAHECEGLGRSMDRDAAESMARALRERAITELEEAIAVTDTYEPREKVDGVVVHDSEGAKRPDGRPVQRDLD from the coding sequence GTGAGCGACCCGGACGACACGAGCGACGGTGAGCCCGCATCAACCTCGCTCGAAGATGCACTCGAACGCGCACGGTCACTCTCCGTCGCAGAGATCGCGGACGCTGTCCAGTCGATCGGGTTCGAGTGCACCCACTGCGGCGCCTGCTGCCGTTCGGAGACCGACTGCGGTGGAGACACGGCAGGCGGGGACGCCGACACGTCGCCCCACACGGCCACCGTCTTCCCCGACGAGGTCAGAACGATACGCGAGAGCCTCGCGGATGCAGACGGTGGCGACCGACCTGTCGACTGGCGTGACGTCGCCCGGCCGATGCCGTTCGGTCTCGAGACGAACGACGACGGAACGACGAGCGGCGAGACGTTCGAGTGGGCACTACAGACCGACGCCTGCGGCGACTGCGCGTTTTACGACGGGGGAAGCGGCGAGGGTGGCTGTACCATCCACGAGGATCGCCCGCTCATCTGTCAGACCTACCCGTTCAGCATCGCGCTCGACGGCACGACGCAACCGCTCGGCGACGCGGTCGACGAGGCAGGACTCGTCCGGGCCCACGAGTGTGAGGGGCTCGGTCGATCGATGGATCGGGACGCGGCCGAATCGATGGCTCGAGCGTTACGAGAACGTGCGATCACCGAACTGGAAGAGGCCATCGCCGTCACGGACACCTACGAACCTCGAGAGAAGGTCGACGGGGTTGTCGTCCACGACTCCGAAGGGGCAAAACGGCCCGATGGACGGCCAGTACAGAGAGATCTCGACTAG
- a CDS encoding MBL fold metallo-hydrolase produces MDVVRSAIPTDTRAPDGRTNAYVLGREPAILVDPADSSETLDELVRERGVEHIVVTHAHPDHVGAVDHYATHIDRPVTCWALDRAESRFERATGRPPDDTFTDGDRLTVGDGTVRIVALPGHAPDHVGLVVGDDGPVCCGDCAVRDGSVVVGGEGADMRAYLASLQRLRALDPPTLLPGHGPPIEDPEGTIDRLVTHRERRERRIKDAVEQGARKPEEILENAYEKDLTGVSDLARATVVAHLEKLTADGELSWDGSTAMLTDR; encoded by the coding sequence ATGGACGTCGTCCGCAGCGCGATCCCGACGGACACACGGGCTCCGGACGGTCGAACGAACGCGTACGTTCTCGGTCGGGAGCCGGCGATACTGGTCGATCCCGCCGACAGCAGTGAGACGCTCGACGAACTGGTTCGCGAACGCGGGGTCGAACACATCGTCGTGACACACGCACACCCAGACCACGTCGGCGCAGTCGACCACTACGCGACACACATCGATCGACCCGTGACCTGCTGGGCCCTCGATAGAGCCGAATCTCGCTTCGAGCGAGCCACCGGTCGCCCGCCCGACGACACGTTCACCGACGGCGATCGTCTCACGGTGGGCGACGGGACCGTACGCATCGTGGCGCTGCCAGGGCACGCCCCGGATCACGTCGGGCTGGTCGTCGGCGACGACGGGCCGGTCTGCTGTGGCGACTGTGCCGTTCGTGACGGCAGCGTGGTCGTCGGTGGCGAGGGTGCGGACATGCGAGCGTATCTCGCCTCGCTACAGCGGCTTCGCGCACTCGACCCACCGACCTTGCTGCCGGGCCACGGGCCGCCGATCGAGGATCCAGAGGGGACGATCGATCGGCTCGTCACCCACCGGGAACGGCGAGAACGACGGATCAAAGACGCCGTCGAGCAGGGTGCGAGGAAACCGGAGGAGATTCTCGAAAACGCCTACGAGAAGGACCTGACCGGCGTCAGCGACCTCGCACGTGCCACCGTCGTCGCCCACCTCGAGAAACTCACAGCGGACGGCGAGCTGTCGTGGGACGGATCGACGGCGATGCTGACGGACCGGTGA
- a CDS encoding MarR family transcriptional regulator, producing the protein MSTRTPSERPQATEGLTPTEYRDRLRDLPPSAKLVAKVLETDEPLAQGELVEETLLPDRTVRYALNRLEDVGLVGSRHSFDDARKLVYFRTIAPGR; encoded by the coding sequence ATGAGCACTCGTACCCCGAGTGAACGCCCGCAGGCCACCGAGGGACTGACCCCGACCGAATACCGCGACCGATTGCGTGACCTTCCACCGAGTGCGAAGCTCGTCGCGAAAGTGCTCGAAACCGACGAACCCCTCGCCCAGGGAGAACTCGTCGAGGAAACGTTGCTTCCCGACCGGACGGTTCGGTACGCGCTGAACCGCCTCGAGGACGTCGGACTGGTCGGCTCTCGACACAGTTTCGACGACGCCAGAAAACTCGTCTACTTCCGGACCATCGCGCCGGGCCGATAG
- a CDS encoding class I SAM-dependent methyltransferase, whose translation MKGQEWYQADDVAAEYDDKRFSRGGQLIDFREKAAVLDALSPLEDKRVLEIACGTGRFTVMLADRGADVVGLDISAAMLQQGRKKAQAAGVADNLEFLRGDAGRLPFPDDHFDTVVAMRFFHLADDPHAFLQEMRRVSRGQIVFDTFNRYSTRSIYNWALPMGSRLYSAREVHALLEANDLSLSNVSDDFLLPYGLYRITPNVLASPLRSLDRLLGNAPFVDRLSSVSYWDATVDEPVE comes from the coding sequence GTGAAGGGACAGGAGTGGTACCAGGCCGACGACGTCGCCGCTGAGTACGACGATAAACGGTTCTCGAGAGGTGGACAGCTCATCGACTTCAGGGAAAAGGCCGCCGTGTTGGACGCGCTCTCCCCGCTCGAGGACAAACGTGTGCTGGAAATCGCCTGTGGGACCGGTCGGTTTACCGTGATGCTCGCCGATCGCGGCGCCGACGTCGTGGGACTCGATATTTCCGCCGCGATGCTCCAGCAAGGTCGGAAGAAGGCTCAGGCTGCGGGCGTCGCGGACAATCTGGAGTTCCTCCGTGGCGACGCCGGGCGACTGCCGTTCCCGGACGACCACTTCGATACCGTCGTCGCGATGCGGTTTTTCCACCTCGCGGACGATCCGCACGCGTTCTTACAGGAGATGCGACGGGTGAGTCGCGGCCAGATCGTCTTCGATACGTTCAACCGCTATTCGACCCGCAGCATCTACAACTGGGCGCTGCCGATGGGATCGCGCCTCTACTCCGCGCGGGAGGTACACGCGCTCCTCGAGGCGAACGACCTGTCGTTGTCCAACGTCTCGGACGATTTCCTCCTGCCGTACGGGCTGTATCGAATTACGCCGAACGTGCTCGCGTCGCCGCTACGGTCGCTGGATCGCCTCCTCGGCAACGCTCCCTTCGTCGATCGACTCTCGTCAGTCTCGTACTGGGATGCGACAGTGGACGAGCCTGTCGAGTAA
- a CDS encoding glycosyltransferase family 2 protein — protein MKLSVVLSTLNNRERLCAALDELATVLGADDEVIVVNGPSTDGTTGTIRARDDVDVLVEISERSQSVSRNAGLDHVRGDAVAFLDDACLVESGWRDGIETALSAGADVVTGPVTGNPDRSEVMEVFVVAGRAVTPIPGNNVAFSGPVLDCLDGFDEYLDPGSTVDCAHRLADGDFDVVSSGDMTVRWAGESPEGEAAEWGKRYRSIGYRLAKNYGIHPAILARTLGRALLDGFDDARCVLRGETALTGWVRNGVDVTSNALVGLRDGLKARYRGDSPRRNPRGVSSRQDRAVQVYDRR, from the coding sequence ATGAAGCTCTCGGTCGTCCTCTCGACACTCAACAACCGGGAGCGACTCTGTGCGGCGCTCGACGAACTGGCGACCGTCCTTGGGGCTGACGACGAAGTGATCGTCGTCAACGGCCCCTCGACGGACGGGACGACCGGGACGATCCGGGCCCGCGACGACGTGGACGTGCTCGTCGAGATCTCGGAACGGAGCCAGAGTGTCTCTCGAAACGCCGGGCTCGATCACGTCCGTGGCGATGCAGTCGCCTTCCTCGACGATGCGTGTCTCGTGGAATCTGGCTGGCGCGACGGCATCGAGACGGCCCTCTCGGCAGGTGCCGACGTCGTCACTGGCCCCGTCACCGGAAACCCCGACCGGTCGGAGGTCATGGAGGTGTTCGTCGTCGCCGGTCGGGCCGTGACGCCGATTCCTGGCAACAACGTCGCGTTTTCTGGGCCCGTCCTCGACTGTCTCGACGGATTCGACGAGTATCTCGATCCCGGGAGTACGGTCGACTGTGCACACCGGCTTGCAGACGGTGACTTCGACGTCGTCTCGTCGGGGGACATGACGGTCCGGTGGGCCGGCGAATCGCCCGAAGGGGAAGCGGCGGAGTGGGGGAAACGATACCGGTCGATCGGCTATCGGCTGGCGAAAAATTACGGGATCCACCCAGCTATTCTGGCCCGGACTCTCGGCAGGGCGTTACTCGACGGGTTCGACGACGCCCGTTGTGTCCTCCGTGGTGAGACAGCACTCACGGGGTGGGTTAGAAACGGCGTCGACGTAACGTCGAACGCCCTCGTTGGGCTTCGAGACGGCCTCAAAGCGCGATACAGGGGCGATTCACCCCGGCGGAATCCCCGCGGCGTCTCGAGTCGCCAGGACCGGGCAGTCCAGGTGTACGACCGGCGGTGA
- a CDS encoding enoyl-CoA hydratase/isomerase family protein, whose translation MRSVGSGLAAIQRAGHRADVYLSRPGKRNAMTTDLVKDLTEAFRRLDADDDIRAITLLGEGPVFSAGMDLELVSQRAESDPISDDAFPQLLSLVESVRQPVVAGIKGAAPATAFELTLACDLRVLGSDATYGLVETNMGLFPQGGGTQRLPRLIGLSKATELVLTGDYIDPDEAERIGLVHEVCDPGTVDDCARALADDIAEKAPLAIQNAKKALAAALEMPLERGLAYERSLGETLRDTRDVTEGVAAHIEDRDPEFTGE comes from the coding sequence ATGCGATCAGTGGGAAGTGGCCTCGCAGCGATCCAGCGTGCCGGACACCGGGCGGACGTCTACCTGTCCCGCCCGGGGAAACGAAACGCGATGACGACAGACCTCGTCAAGGACCTCACCGAGGCCTTTCGTCGACTCGACGCCGACGACGACATCCGAGCCATCACCCTCCTCGGAGAAGGACCGGTCTTCTCGGCCGGAATGGATCTCGAACTGGTCAGCCAGCGTGCGGAGTCGGACCCGATCAGCGACGACGCGTTCCCACAGTTGCTCTCGCTCGTCGAATCCGTCCGCCAGCCCGTCGTCGCGGGCATCAAGGGCGCTGCCCCGGCGACCGCGTTCGAACTCACGCTCGCCTGTGACCTCCGTGTGCTGGGGAGCGACGCGACGTACGGACTCGTGGAGACGAATATGGGGCTGTTTCCCCAGGGTGGTGGGACGCAACGCCTCCCGAGATTGATCGGGCTCTCGAAGGCGACGGAACTTGTCCTGACCGGCGACTACATCGATCCCGACGAAGCCGAACGGATCGGGCTCGTCCACGAGGTCTGCGACCCGGGCACCGTCGACGACTGCGCGAGAGCGCTCGCGGACGACATCGCCGAGAAGGCACCACTGGCGATCCAGAACGCCAAGAAGGCGCTCGCTGCCGCGTTAGAAATGCCGCTAGAGCGTGGGCTCGCGTACGAACGCTCACTCGGGGAGACGCTCAGGGACACGCGAGACGTCACCGAAGGGGTCGCTGCCCACATCGAGGATCGCGACCCGGAGTTCACTGGCGAGTGA
- a CDS encoding amidohydrolase family protein codes for MLELEHGFRVVDVNARLTPERESAYRDRGRPVSPDRLEREMHQAGIVRAIVSPTPRPEASYLQANNGVARLSVDRPFVAFARINGHRSIGDDPRSRLTNAISRRKEYHVDPEDVEQYAYDDRFHGFTLDPAIDGVPDETVLSTLEDVGLPVVVSGGIDAPPSELATTLLDRSFPIIVGHFGGHPLQRGLMDEMIELLDTYDGCYVDTSLVRYRDQLERALREHPDRVLFGSGTPASHPNVAVMELLTLDVSADKLTRAFSKNAVRVITALE; via the coding sequence ATGCTGGAGCTGGAGCACGGGTTCCGAGTGGTCGACGTCAACGCGAGACTGACTCCGGAGCGAGAGTCTGCCTATCGCGATCGAGGGAGACCGGTCTCCCCGGACCGACTCGAACGGGAGATGCATCAGGCGGGAATCGTCCGCGCCATCGTGAGTCCGACCCCACGACCGGAGGCGAGCTACCTGCAGGCAAACAATGGTGTCGCCCGATTGAGCGTCGATCGCCCGTTCGTCGCGTTCGCCCGGATCAACGGCCACCGGTCGATCGGTGACGACCCCAGGAGTCGACTCACGAACGCGATCAGTCGCCGCAAGGAGTATCACGTCGACCCCGAAGACGTCGAGCAATACGCCTACGACGACCGATTCCACGGCTTTACGCTGGATCCCGCGATCGACGGGGTGCCCGACGAGACCGTCCTCTCGACGCTCGAAGACGTCGGCCTCCCGGTCGTCGTCTCGGGTGGTATCGACGCACCCCCCAGCGAACTCGCGACGACGCTTCTGGACCGATCGTTCCCGATCATCGTCGGTCACTTCGGTGGTCACCCGTTACAACGAGGACTCATGGACGAGATGATCGAGCTCCTCGACACCTACGACGGCTGTTACGTCGATACGAGCCTCGTGCGCTATCGTGATCAACTCGAACGGGCGCTCAGAGAACACCCCGACCGTGTCCTCTTCGGCAGCGGTACACCAGCGAGTCACCCGAACGTGGCCGTCATGGAACTGTTGACGCTCGACGTCTCCGCCGATAAACTCACCCGGGCGTTCTCGAAAAACGCCGTCCGTGTCATCACAGCCCTCGAATGA